A genomic region of Miscanthus floridulus cultivar M001 chromosome 3, ASM1932011v1, whole genome shotgun sequence contains the following coding sequences:
- the LOC136542577 gene encoding histone deacetylase 5-like, with protein sequence MAAPAPAPAPPMAAPRVGLLYDDRMCAHATPDGEEHPENPERLRAIWRKLNAAGVASRCVALKAKEAEDKYIASVHSTSHIKLMKEISSKKYDASRNKIARKFNSIYFNKGSSESAVLAAGSVIEVAEKVAAGELSSAIALVRPPGHHAEHDEAMGFCLFNNVAVAANYLLNERPDLGIKKILIVDWDVHHGNGTQKMFYNDPRVLFFSVHRFDYGSFYPAEGDASHCFIGEEAGKGYNINVPWEHGKCGDADYIAAWDHVLLPVTKVFDPDIILVSAGFDAALGDPLGGCCITPNGYALLLTKLLGFAQGRIVMALEGGYNLRSIANSVCACAKVLLGDKFTFNAPEMQPFESTWRVIQAVRNELKTCWPVLSSKLPENVSLRIRPSPSELNAPSDSESDSEDVAELLATVASVNVIEVADDAISEHLSKMKLDDDNLSVKTTSSCSAAEQHLVDSVKVQNNASEVLTKRISDLSLAWQSDLSRTDVWYASFGSNMWGPRFLCYVQGGKAEGMSIACCGSRDTSSPKGTMWKTVPHSLLFGRSSTPCWGTGGVAFLNPEINYNEKSYVCMYKITLEQFNDILFQENRLVLEDGKDGNVVYPDSPLIGSSEIKFISTNKAIHLEPIKDSWYSNVLYLGNEDELPILTMTCPASDIERFKSGELPLAPPSETYAATLIRGLVEGKQLDTDGAANYINAAAAKGL encoded by the exons ATGGCGgcgccggctccggctccggctcccccAATGGCCGCGCCGCGGGTGGGGTTGCTGTACGATGATCGGATGTGCGCGCACGCGACGCCTGACGGGGAGGAACACCCGGAGAACCCCGAGCGGCTGCGCGCCATCTGGCGCAAACTCAACGCCGCGGGCGTCGCGTCCAG GTGTGTGGCCCTTAAGGCGAAGGAAGCTGAGGACAAATATATAGCTTCTGTTCACAGCACAAGCCATATAAAGCTGATGAAGGAGATTAGCTCAAAGAAATATGATGCCAGCAGGAACAAGATTGCTAGGAAATTCAATTCCATTTACTTCAACAAGGGTTCCTCGGAATCTGCTGTTCTTGCAGCTGGTTCTGTCATAGAG gtAGCTGAGAAAGTTGCTGCAGGTGAGTTAAGTTCTGCTATTGCTCTAGTCAGACCTCCAGGCCACCATGCAGAACATGATGAGGCAATGGGATTTTGTCTCTTCAACAATGTGGCGGTTGCAGCTAATTATCTCTTAAACGAGAGG CCTGATTTAGGTATCAAGAAGATATTGATTGTCGATTGGGATGTTCACCATGGCAATGGCACACAGAAAATGTTCTACAATGATCCTCGTGTATTATTCTTCTCGGTTCACAG atTTGATTATGGAAGCTTCTATCCTGCTGAAGGGGATGCTTCTCATTGTTTCATCGGGGAAGAAGCTGGTAAAGGGTATAACATCAATGTTCCCTGGGAGCATGGGAAGTGTGGTGACGCTGATTATATTGCTGCATGGGACCATGTACTGCTTCCTGTCACTAAAGTTTTTGACCCTGATATAATACTGGTATCGGCTGGGTTTGATGCAG CATTGGGTGATCCTCTCGGTGGGTGCTGCATTACACCAAATGGATATGCACTTCTACTAACAAAG TTGTTAGGATTTGCTCAAGGAAGGATAGTGATGGCCCTTGAAGGAGGTTATAACCTTAGGTCCATAGCAAATTCAGTTTGTGCTTGTGCAAAAGTTCTCTTGGGAGACAAATTCACATTCAACGCTCCAGAGATGCAGCCATTTGAATCTACATGGAGAGTTATACAAGCG GTACGCAATGAATTGAAGACATGCTGGCCTGTTCTGAGTAGCAAGCTGCCAGAAAATGTATCATTGAGGATTAGGCCTTCACCAAGCGAG CTCAACGCTCCCTCTGATTCCGAATCTGATAGTGAAGATGTTGCTGAGCTCCTTGCCACTGTTGCATCTGTCAATGTTATTGaagttgctgatgatgctataAGTGAACACCTCTCAAAgatgaaacttgatgatgacAACCTTTCAGTGAAGACTACCTCAAGTTGCTCAGCAGCAGAACAGCATCTAGTTGATTCAGTAAAAGTACAAAACAATGCATCTGAGGTGCTGACCAAAAGAATATCTGATTTATCTCTCGCTTGGCAATCAGATTTATCAAGAACTGATGTCTGGTATGCCAGTTTTGGTTCAAACATGTGGGGACCAAGATTTCTATGCTATGTTCAAGGAGGGAAG GCTGAGGGTATGAGTATAGCGTGCTGCGGATCACGTGACACAAGCTCACCAAAAGGAACCATGTGGAAGACTGTACCTCACAGCTTGCTCTTTGGTAGATCGTCTACCCCTTGTTGGGGAACTGGTGGTGTTGCTTTTCTCAACCCTGAGATAAACTACAATGAGAAGTCGTATGTCTGCATGTACAAAATAAC GTTGGAGCAGTTCAATGACATCTTGTTTCAGGAGAACCGTTTAGTGCTGGAGGATGGCAAAGACGGAAATGTTGTGTATCCTGACTCTCCTTTGATTGGTTCATCTGAAATCAAGTTTATATCTACAAACAAAGCTATTCATCTTGAACCTATTAAG GATAGCTGGTACTCCAATGTACTTTATCTTGGGAATGAGGATGAACTTCCAATTCTAACTATGAC GTGCCCCGCATCAGATATTGAGAGGTTCAAATCTGGTGAGCTGCCTTTAGCACCTCCATCAGAGACATATGCGGCCACTCTGATAAGGGGACTAGTGGAAGGGAAGCAACTGGATACGGACGGAGCTGCCAACTACATCAATGCTGCTGCTGCAAAAGGCCTGTGA